A stretch of DNA from Dokdonia sp. PRO95:
AGCGAGAAATGATAGCACTCGTCTTTCCAAATATGCCAAAAGATGTACATTTTCCATTACTTTTTAAAATCTCAAAAAACACAGGAGATAACAACTTAAAAAACGAAACTAATCTATCAGAAAAGGGATGGAAAGACAAGATAACTCAAGTGCTTAATGAACTAACCACCAAAGAAAACAAAGTAAAAAGTATCCAACGTGGTGAGGTACACCCTTCCTTATTTGAGTTTAAAGAGGAAGATTTTATCAAAACGCGTCCAGAGTACCTTTTCAACTCCTACAATAATGGAAGCTCTTGGGGTGATGATTAATAAAGATTACACCTCCAGCATACTTCCTAAAACCACATTCCACTCTTTAATTTCCCAAGAAGAAACAATACCGTTTTTCACATAAGGGTCTTGTGCCGCAAATGTCTCAACTTGCGATTTGTCTTTTACTTGAAAGATTAACACACCTGTTTCACCAGGACCTTCTGTAGCACCACCTAGTAGAAGACTGCCCGCAGCTACAGCTGTTTTTGCAACCTCAAAATGATCTTTGCGATAGGGCGTTCTTTTCTCTAAATAATTTTCTACAAAAGTATATGTAAGGATATAATATTTCATCTAGTCCATCATAATCTCTAGAAGACCTATCGCCGCCTCACTTATTTTTGTTCCAGGCCCAAAAACTGCTGCGGCTCCAGCCTCAAATAAAAATTGATAATCTTGCTGTGGAATCACTCCTCCTACAATCACCATAATATCTGGTCTTCCTAGCGCCTTTAGTTCTTCAATTACTTGAGGAACTAATGTTTTGTGACCAGCAGCAAGTGATGAGACTCCTAGTATATGCACATCATTTTCTACTGCTTGTTTTGCTGCCTCTTTAGGTGTTTGAAATAGCGGCCCTATATCCACATCAAAACCTATATCTGCGTAGCCAGTTGCTACTACTTTGGCTCCACGGTCGTGACCGTCTTGCCCCATTTTGGCAATCATAATTCTAGGACGACGCCCGTCTTGCGTTGCAAATTGGTTTGCGAGTTGTTGCGCTTTCGCGAAAGCGGAATCTTCTTTCATCTCTTTGCTATATACACCACTAAAGGATTGTATCTGCGCTTTGTGACGCCCATAAACCTCCTCTAGTGCATCTGAAATTTCTCCTAGGGTTGCTCTTTCTCTAGCTGCTATAACCGCAAGTGATAATAAATTACCATTGCCCTCTCTAGCTGCGTTTGTAAGCGCCTCTAAAGCTTGAGAAACTTTAGCTGAGTCTCTGTCATTTTTGATTTGATCCAGACGCTTAAGCTGGCCATCACGCACCTTTGTATTATCTACATCAAGTATATCTAGGTGCTCATCTTCTGTAGGTCTGTATTTATTTACTCCCACAATAATATCTTGACCACTATCTATGCGGGCTTGCTTTCTAGCAGCTGCCTCTTCAATACGCAATTTAGGAATACCAGCTTCTATAGCTTTAGTCATTCCGCCTAGCTCCTCTACTTCTTGAATAAGCTCCCAGGCTTTATGAGCAATATCATTTGTGAGAGACTCTACATAATAACTACCCGCCCACGGGTCTACAGTTTTTGTAATATGTGTTTCTTGCTGTAAGAAAATTTGTGTGTTACGAGCAATACGAGCAGAAAAATCTGTAGGTAAGGCAATGGCCTCATCTAGTGCGTTTGTGTGCAAACTCTGCGTCCCTCCAAAAGCCGCTGCAGCGGCTTCTATGGTAGTACGAGCTACATTATTAAATGGATCTTGCTCTGTAAGACTCCAACCACTAGTCTGGCAGTGGGTTCTCAAGGCAAGAGACTTTGGGTTTTTAGGGTTAAATTGTTTTACAATTTTTGCCCAAAGCATACGTGCTGCACGCATTTTGGCAACTTCCATAAAGTGATTCATCCCTATTGCCCAAAAGAAAGATAATCTTGGCGCAAAGCTGTCTATATCCATCCCGGCAGCAAGCCCAGTTTTTATGTACTCCAGTCCATCTGCTAGGGTGTATGCGAGTTCTATATCGCAAGTTGCTCCAGCTTCTTGCATATGATATCCAGAGATTGAGATACTATTAAATTTAGGCATCTCCTTTGCTGTATATTCAAAGATATCTGAGATAATTCTCATAGACGGTGTAGGAGGATATATGTACGTGTTACGCACCATGA
This window harbors:
- a CDS encoding YciI-like protein, encoding MKYYILTYTFVENYLEKRTPYRKDHFEVAKTAVAAGSLLLGGATEGPGETGVLIFQVKDKSQVETFAAQDPYVKNGIVSSWEIKEWNVVLGSMLEV
- the scpA gene encoding methylmalonyl-CoA mutase, which translates into the protein MSRRNIQHITLSSLEENTSSVVEAKVTTTAEKIDVKSYYTKDDLEGLEHLDFIAGIAPNLRGPYSTMYVRRPWTIRQYAGFSTAEDSNAFYRRNLAAGQKGLSVAFDLATHRGYDSDHERVVGDVGKAGVAIDSVEDMKILFDQIPLDKMSVSMTMNGAVLPIMAFYIVAAQEQGVDTALLSGTIQNDILKEFMVRNTYIYPPTPSMRIISDIFEYTAKEMPKFNSISISGYHMQEAGATCDIELAYTLADGLEYIKTGLAAGMDIDSFAPRLSFFWAIGMNHFMEVAKMRAARMLWAKIVKQFNPKNPKSLALRTHCQTSGWSLTEQDPFNNVARTTIEAAAAAFGGTQSLHTNALDEAIALPTDFSARIARNTQIFLQQETHITKTVDPWAGSYYVESLTNDIAHKAWELIQEVEELGGMTKAIEAGIPKLRIEEAAARKQARIDSGQDIIVGVNKYRPTEDEHLDILDVDNTKVRDGQLKRLDQIKNDRDSAKVSQALEALTNAAREGNGNLLSLAVIAARERATLGEISDALEEVYGRHKAQIQSFSGVYSKEMKEDSAFAKAQQLANQFATQDGRRPRIMIAKMGQDGHDRGAKVVATGYADIGFDVDIGPLFQTPKEAAKQAVENDVHILGVSSLAAGHKTLVPQVIEELKALGRPDIMVIVGGVIPQQDYQFLFEAGAAAVFGPGTKISEAAIGLLEIMMD